TTAAATAAACCTTGGATATGGAATCCTGGGCGGCCGCTCACCAACGGTGAGAATAAGCCAATCTTTCGAACTCCTACTGTTTCACCTGGCGCAAGACTTTTCCCACCTCTCTCAGCCCAGGTTCTTTACAGATGTACATTTGCCAGAGGAGTTTCCGGCCAGCTCCGTGCCCCACCCCTCTCCCAAAGCCCCGGGTCTTTGGAATTTCTCCTTTCGCGGAGCTCCAAAACCTCTCTGCCTGGCGAGTCTCCCCGCTGCTGCCCCGCCTGGGCCGGTACCAATTACATTTTTGCAGCATCATTGGCTGGAGAAGAGGCCGAAGGACAAGATCACCAGCCAATGGGAGGCGGCCTTCCCCAGAAGGCCGCGTTCTCTGAGCCAGTGAGGCTTCGGTCTGGGTTTAACTCTTTAGTGGTGAGGCAGCAGTGTTTGGGAAAGTTGTCGGTAGCGAATGTGCCACGTCTCCTAGGGAGGGCGAGTCATGGACGTGCCAGGCGCTGTTTTTCCTAAAACTTAAACTGCATTCTTAACTCTATGAAGTCGGGGGCCCTTTTTATGTTTTTGCAGGGACTTCTTTCCTGCCTCAGCAAAATGCGGGTTTTGATGTGGAATGCGGTCCTAGCGCTCTTAGTTACTTCTTTGAGTGGGGCTCTGATTCCTGAACCTGAAGTGAAGATTGAAGTTCTCCAGAAACCTTTTATCTGCCATCGCAGGACCAAAGGGGGAGATCTGATGTTGGTCCACTATGAAGGCTACTTAGAAAAGGACGGCTCGTTATTTCACTCCACGTAAGTAATTATGCCCCGCAGGTAAAATAGTAAAGAACCCATCTCCTCTGCCAGTTTAGAGCCGGAAAAGTTGCGTGTGACTCGTTTAACGTGTCTTAAAAAATGCTGAAATATCCTGTCCTATTTTGGGAGAAGCTAGTCCTGTGTTCCAAGGTTTTTGAATGCCTTGTTTAAATATCTGGTCTGGATACagctgttaatttttttattataaaaattacaaaaggacaaatagtgtatgatttcacttacatgaaagtAATTGTAATTAGAAAATGCAAGTTCATAAAGACATCAACTAGAATAcaggtcaggagagagggaaggaatggAAAGTCAATGCTAAattggtacagtttctgtttggggtaatggataAGTTTTTCTGACAgatggtgagggtagcacaacattgtgaaagtaattaacaacACAGTAATTAACAACACAAAGAGAAATTTTTGGGTTGTatattaacaataaaaatttttaaaaaaccataggatcatacaacacaaagaaccctagtgtaaactatggactatagttaatagtataattacaataatattgcttcatcaattataacaaaagtatcacactgatgcaaaatgttaataataggaaaaactgttgGGGGAGGAGGGTAatatgggaactttgtacttcctgcatgatatttttgaaaacctacaacttttctaattaaagtTTTGTTTGTTAGAACTAGAATCTTTGAAATACTGCAGAAATATCTATTAATGGATATGTAATTAGGCAATAAgtagaaaaagtataatagaatTCTCCTATCTCAAACTCCATTCCTTAgggaaaatgactcaaattcattttctatttggCATAGATAATATTTACTTAAAACTTTCCATAGAAACTTTGTAGgcaaagtacacatttatttGCGTCTTGAAGGATATGCTAATGCTATTCTATTGACCTATTTAACTTTATTCTGAGAGGTGACATTTAGATTAAGGCAAATACCATGATTTTCAGTaatggtttgtttctttctagAATTCAAAGACTTCATTAATGGATGTGGGTCTTGTTATGAAGGTTAATCCAGTACCTCAGGGGTTCTtaagggatctgtgagcttgaattgaaattcaaaaaatcattattcttgtggggacttgttggtgtgggggtgatatatttattaaataatacacagtgtagtgtggacttagtaatgggtccatgattttcacctgactggcaaaggggtccatggaacaaaaaaggttaagaatcttTGACCTACAAAGAAACTGCAATATGGAAGAGCTCTTTACAAGTTATGATTTCTAATCACTGGGTCAATTCGTgccatttcaaataatttattgagcATTTCTTTTATGTTAGGCCCTGTACTGGGTACTAGGGGGATTCAGAAATTGTGGCTTCTGTCCatctcattaattcattcatccatccatccttcaaAACCTTTTGAGTGGCCACAAGCAGGCCTTGTGGGTAGAAAGATGACTAGGAGCAGGTCCTTGTCCTCTAGCATAGTCTACTGCTAAAGGACTTGTCTTCCCACATAATCTACCTGGGAGCAATCAAGTGAATAACTTCCAATAGAGAGTACAGAAGGTACAAAATACTATCAAAGTATAATGGAGCCTAGAATTAGTTATGTGCTGAGAGGTGGTTAAAAGAGAAAGGCTTCCCAGAGACTGAAATGGAGTTGGGACTTGAAAGATGGGTGGAGGTTTCCAGGTGGATGGTGGGGAAGGGAGAACATTCCAGGTAGAGGGATTGGCATGAGCTAATATACTGGCCCATTGTAGACCTTGCTTTCTGACAAACTACCTTTCTTGGCATTCAGACCTGGTGAGTTGTGTGGTTTTGGGGAAATAAATGGCATTCTTCTGAATTCTGTTTCTAACAGCATAAAGCAACCTTggcaaaattttttcaaaaagatggCCTGCCACTTGAGAGTGTCACCAAGACCAGTGTTACAGTGGACACTAAACAatattatgatttgcatttttaactttcattttacattcttattttTAGTCTGATCTCTTTCACACCCAGTCCAATTTCTTCAAGGTCTCAGAATCTTGTGCCAACTCTGGTGGTCACCACGGGGCATTATTGACCAGCTTGCTACTAAGGTTCTAGTTCTCCGTAGGGGAACATTGTAAATAGTCTGGAACTGGTAAATCTGAGTATTGAGAAGGAGTACCTTGAAACCATTGTGTAAAAAGAGTGTATAAAGCATGTTTGCCACTTCTAGGCCCATAGTATGTGACCTCCAACTTACATCCTTTAGCCTTGACAAGAAATGTGCAAAACCGTAGTCAGTGCTGGCTGGTagatatttttccttgttttattctTCTTAAATTTTCTACAGTTGATGTTTATTACTTTGAAGATAGGGGAAAGGtgaagaagcaaacaaaaaaaaaaacagaaagaaaaatggcaCTTACCTAGATTCAGTTACTAGGTACCCGTGAATCCTAGAGAATGATTTCTTTCCATTCTTACCACATGACACTTTCCTAATTGCACCAAAAGGGAGCTCAGACACTGCTCAGACACTACTCAGCCCTCAAGCCCGGCCGTAGCTCAGCAGGTTGATTTTCTTAGGCTCGCCTCTCTTCAGCCCATGAGCCAAGATATCTTAACTTGCCTTTCCTCTCCAGGCCTTGAGGGGCCACTCCTCCAGGATTCCTTACAGACCCCCAGAGTAGATTCCTGGGGAGCGAAGTGGACCATCAGAGCTGAGGGCAGGCTGTAAACCAGGAAGGTTTATAGGCAGGATATGAAATGCTGTGCTCCTGACTCCTTGGTGTCCACGTATGTATGGACTCATGTATTGGCAGGAAAGTCTTCTTCCCAGATTCACCCATTTTCCGTTTTTTTCTCACTGTTCTGTAACCTTGAGGCTTTCCTGGGATAGGACCACTTTGCTGTTCTGACCTCCGACTTTGGAGTTAGATATATATGAGGTCAGATACTGGCATATTtaaccttagtttcttcatctatacaACGGGGTTGATCACTGTGAAAGCTAAAAGAGGCTGTGCACTTACTGTAGTACCTGATGTAAATGCTCAAACAGTTGTTcactgtttttattactgttCCCTCTCCCCTTTTCTTGTTGAGTCAACTGTGTGACATTTGCATCAAGAAAATTGGACAATTGAATTATCGTAAAGTTGACTTGGGggagtgtgagtgtgtgcaaATAAAGAATAGCTGTTTTCATTATCTTCCAAGGTAATAATTTTATCTACTTATGGGTGGAAAATACCAAggcaatgaaaattaaaatcactaAAGAGTTGTAATGTGTTTTTTCCTATCGCAGTCACAAACACAACAATGGTCAGCCCATTTGGTTTACCCTGGGCATCCTAGAGGCTCTCAAAGGTTGGGACCAGGGCCTGAAGGGAATGTGTGTGGGAGAGAAGAGGAAGCTCATCGTTCCTCCTGCCCTGGGCtatggaaaggaaggaaaaggtaaGAACACTTCACATTTCTTACCAGAGCACTAGAGTCCTAACCTGGATTAGGAGACAGGAGTTAGTATAAgtgctactatttttttttcctagaagtaATAGAGAGCTTgcattcttttggaaaatatgtcTTGGCAATTGTTTAAAATGTCTAGTTTAgataaaaataaggtaaaataatATCTTAATTGGCAACTGAGCTAACACTGAGAACTCTCTTAATATTGTTCACCCATTTTTTTTAACACtactaaaaaatatattacttaaCATAAATACTTTGAGTTGACATTTAAAATGCAAGTTATTAGGGCATTAAATGAAGTTTTAGATACGGGCCTCATGAGGCTTACTTAGAACTATTGTCTCTACTAGCAGAGTCCTTTGGGagtcttttcacttttatttataaagtttttgatgatttattaagaaaaaatgaaatgacgTAAGATGAGTTTAGTTTTCCCTGTGCCCCGAAGCAAAAGCAAGCAGGCTGGCTGGTCTGGAGAGCCTTTGTACCAGAGCACATATATGCCTGTTGTTTAAATGGGAATTTGCAAATTTCCAAAGGGTCATTTGGTGATATCTATCAAGAGACCTAAATATGTTTAGATGCATGTATCCCCTAGTTCCTGTATCTAAGCTAAGGAAATGATCATATATTAGGAAAAAGATTTGTGAACAGGGATGTATATCACTGCATTGTTTCTAATAGTGAAAATCAGAACCAACATAAATGTATAAGAAGGGTTTAGCTGAATAAAAATGCCCCAGTTATTAAAAATGGTactttcaaagatttttaaaatatataaatatcagatttatgatataatatatataaaaatagaaaataaagctatatatatatatactattacGCTGAGTATtggaaaaaagtatatatacacagaaagtaaatcataaggaaataaatgagaatattaatgatagactgggagagagaattatttttatttcttgttctatCTATTCCAAATTTTCTGCAATGAGCTTATATTACTAATATAATGAAGAAAAAGTTGTTCATCAAAACCAGAGAATCACTCTGATgtagtataaatataaatgtctTAGCATCCTTAGGTCTAAGcttaattatttataaaatgggaatcaGGATTCTTACCCCAAttcctgagaaggaaaaatgggtaCCATATGTGAGGtattatatatattctaaaatgAAACTTGCTATATAATCTTATACAAAGAATAGGCATTACTAGCCaaattcattcttatttttcttatttcgcCTTCAGAGAAGAATATCAAGTCTCTAGAAGGTGTTTCTCTGATGCTTGAAAaatgttctttctctttcctgaatCTTTATTATCTtacctttaatatttatttgtagtACTAGTTCACTACTCtttctctgtactatttttaaTTCAGCTTTACTATATAACAAGTAGAGACGTAAGCTTGAGTCATCTCCTTTAAACAAAATGCCATGAAACTAATTCTTCTAATATGTATTTAACACTAATTTTGTAGTCTTTTAGTATCATGCTTGCATGCCTCCTTTAAGAAGATACCACTTTTCCTGGCGACCTAGTGCATGCCTTTGTCTAGATCTGGAAGGGTATGCATCGGCACGCAGTGTAAGTGTTGTTCTCTTTGGGGCTTACAAGTGTTCTTTTATGGAAATACTTGGGCTGGGACAGATGACTAAgaaatatttagatatatttaACGCCAGTGTGTTAAATATAACTATAAGGAAAAAAGTTTGAAACAAATTGTCCTTCCTTCCTAGAAGGTTTTTACAGATAGGTTCCTGGGATTCTGACAaagctcttttcactttctttcttttttttttttttaaagatttatttatttatttaatcccccccaccccaccccgttgtctgttctctgtgtctatttgctgcgtcttgtttctttgtccgcttctgttgtcatcagcggcacgggaagtgtgggtggtgccattcctgggcaggctgcactttctttcacgctgggcagctctccttatggggcgcactccttgcacgtggggctcccctacgcgggggacactcttgcgtggcagggcactccttgcgcgcatcagcactgcgcatgggccagctccacacaggtcaaggaggcccggggtttgaaccatggacctcccatgtggtagacggacgccctaaccactgggccaagtccgtttacCTCTTCTCACTTTCAAAGACTTTTAATTCCTTTCtcagaaattcattttaatttctgcCCTCCAATTTCCATGACATTTCTTCAACATATGTACAAAGTTCTATAGCAGTGGAGATGTTTCCTAGCTTTTTGAAATTGTTTAATCTTGCTGCATTGTTTTTCAAGCCTGTAAGAGAATTGTGTCTACCATATACTGAGAGCGTAGTATTTATCAAGCATAATGCTAAGTAATTTGCATGATTATTGCTCTTCATCCCCGCAACAGACTCGTAAGGTGCAGAtattattatctgcattttacagttgagaaaattAAGGCTTAGAGAGGGGCAGATGTAAGCTTTAATCCTGGGCAGGATGAGATCAGAGCTCACACAATTATATACTGCCTCCCAATGGTTAGAGTGGCATTACTACGTGTATTCTAGGTCAGGGTTTTCTGACTAAAGTTAGTAATCATTTGTAATATAATTAACTCTGAATTATCTAAAGCCTTCTAAGTTATTCTTGACATGTAATATATTGgttatatttgaaatttaataCCCACACCATTAAGTAATTTCCGTGATATGTGACAATATTTAGGAAGGCTCTTCATTTAATCCTATTAAAAGAATATCATAAGTTTTCTATCATTGAAacttttgggtcttttttttttaaagatttatttatttatttaatttcccccctcccctggttgtctgttcttggtgtctatttgctgcgtcttgtttctttgtccgcttctgttgtcatcagcagcacgggaagtgtgggcggcgccattcctgggcaggctgcactttcttttcacgctgggcggctctcctcacgggcgcactccttgcacgtggggctcccgcacgcgggggacacccttg
This window of the Dasypus novemcinctus isolate mDasNov1 chromosome 5, mDasNov1.1.hap2, whole genome shotgun sequence genome carries:
- the FKBP14 gene encoding peptidyl-prolyl cis-trans isomerase FKBP14 isoform X1, which codes for MKSGALFMFLQGLLSCLSKMRVLMWNAVLALLVTSLSGALIPEPEVKIEVLQKPFICHRRTKGGDLMLVHYEGYLEKDGSLFHSTHKHNNGQPIWFTLGILEALKGWDQGLKGMCVGEKRKLIVPPALGYGKEGKGKIPPESTLIFNVDLLEIRNGPRSHESFQEMDLNDDWRLSKNEVRVYLKKEFEKHGAVVNESHHDVLVEDIFDKEDEDKDGFISAREFTYKHDEL
- the FKBP14 gene encoding peptidyl-prolyl cis-trans isomerase FKBP14 isoform X2 — translated: MKSGALFMFLQGLLSCLSKMRVLMWNAVLALLVTSLSGALIPEPEVKIEVLQKPFICHRRTKGGDLMLVHYEGYLEKDGSLFHSTHKHNNGQPIWFTLGILEALKGWDQGLKGMCVGEKRKLIVPPALGYGKEGKGKIPPESTLIFNVDLLEIRNGPRSHESFQEMDLNDDWRLSKNETKKFPFKETANL